A stretch of the Clostridium fungisolvens genome encodes the following:
- a CDS encoding glycoside hydrolase family 43 protein: MKKSRMLIFILIFAVLLTAAITLIYHFAGGKKEMKETFTNPIRSAPSADPWVIQKDGYYYYCYSNGNNKIFVTKTKRLQDIDVDTPVNVWTSPLGKEYSKETWAPELHFINNKWYIYFAADGGKNENHRMYVLESKTEDPQGEYIFKGKVGDDTNKWAIDGTVLENKGKLYFIWSGWDGDTNVSQNLYIAEMSNPYTISGKRILLSKPEEPWETIGQPYINEGPEILKKGNTIHIVYSASGSWTEDYCLGLLTNTDGDVLNPSSWKKSGPVFSKTETAYAPGHASFVKSPDGSEDWIIYHACEAANGGWDGRSVRTQKFTWENNYPKFGKPTNLEKPIEVPSGTPKQD; encoded by the coding sequence ATGAAAAAGTCTAGAATGCTTATATTTATATTGATCTTCGCTGTTTTATTAACCGCAGCAATTACATTAATCTATCATTTTGCAGGAGGTAAAAAAGAGATGAAAGAAACTTTTACAAATCCAATAAGATCTGCTCCAAGTGCTGACCCTTGGGTTATTCAAAAAGATGGATATTACTATTACTGCTATTCAAATGGAAACAATAAAATCTTTGTAACTAAAACTAAGAGACTTCAAGATATTGATGTTGATACACCTGTAAACGTTTGGACATCACCTTTAGGCAAAGAGTATTCCAAAGAAACTTGGGCCCCAGAATTACATTTTATAAATAATAAATGGTATATCTATTTTGCAGCAGATGGTGGAAAAAATGAAAATCATAGAATGTATGTATTAGAGAGCAAAACTGAAGATCCACAAGGCGAATATATTTTTAAGGGTAAAGTGGGCGACGATACAAACAAATGGGCCATCGACGGAACCGTTCTAGAGAACAAAGGTAAATTGTACTTTATTTGGTCTGGCTGGGACGGTGATACAAACGTAAGCCAAAATTTATATATCGCAGAAATGAGCAATCCATATACAATATCCGGGAAAAGAATACTTCTATCTAAACCTGAAGAACCTTGGGAGACAATCGGACAACCTTATATCAACGAGGGTCCAGAGATATTAAAGAAAGGCAATACCATCCATATAGTTTATTCTGCTAGCGGAAGTTGGACTGAAGATTACTGCCTTGGTCTTTTAACTAATACAGATGGAGATGTACTCAACCCTTCTTCTTGGAAAAAATCAGGACCTGTTTTCTCTAAAACTGAGACTGCATATGCTCCTGGTCATGCATCCTTTGTAAAGTCACCTGATGGCAGTGAAGATTGGATTATATACCATGCTTGCGAAGCAGCTAATGGTGGATGGGATGGCAGAAGTGTAAGAACTCAAAAATTCACCTGGGAAAATAATTATCCTAAATTTGGTAAGCCCACTAATCTTGAAAAACCTATTGAGGTTCCTTCAGGTACACCTAAACAGGATTAA
- a CDS encoding glycoside hydrolase family 2 protein, translated as MAINIVRNEHPRPNFERKTWLNLNGDWDFEYDDNDLGLKSKWYQNNSFSKKIVVPYVFQSELSGINEQEVHDIVWYSREFDIPEKLKDKRINLHFGAVDYKADVWVNGNHVITHEGGHVPFSVEITDVLKDSGNKVVIRVEDYTYDLELPRGKQYWKEKSEGIFYTRTTGIWQTVWLEAVSENYLQNLWITPDLDNKKVHVEYELERVSSNTYLEVTITLRDKVIVQDRIGIINGRGKRDFWLDQNITIDWNHQEAWAWTPENPVLFDINFKVIVDDTCIDEVNSYFGLRKVSIVSGKFMLNNRPYFQKLLLDQGYWEKSLLTAPSDEDFVKDIKLSKAMGFNGVRKHQKIEDPRYLYWADKLGFLVWGEIASAYNYSRTYVNRITKEWMDMIERDYNHPCIVAWTPLNESWGVEGIMNNKNEQAHSASMYWLTKSLDQTRPVISNDGWDHTKTDLLTIHDYEWKNEVLKNRYSSLDNILNSTPAGRTIVAQGWEYEGQPIIVSEMGGISYQKSDWKGWGYSSASSDEDFIKRYYDVISPLLESPLVQGFVYTQITDVEQEINGLLTYKREPKVDVDIIKSINDGKWNPN; from the coding sequence ATGGCAATAAATATTGTTAGAAATGAACATCCACGTCCAAACTTTGAAAGGAAAACGTGGTTAAATCTAAATGGGGACTGGGATTTTGAATATGATGATAATGATTTAGGTTTAAAAAGTAAATGGTACCAAAATAACTCCTTTAGTAAAAAAATAGTGGTACCTTATGTATTTCAAAGTGAACTTTCTGGTATAAATGAACAAGAGGTCCATGACATTGTATGGTACTCAAGAGAGTTTGATATTCCAGAAAAGCTAAAAGATAAGAGAATAAATCTTCATTTTGGAGCTGTTGATTATAAAGCGGATGTGTGGGTAAATGGGAATCATGTTATAACTCACGAAGGAGGACATGTTCCTTTTTCAGTAGAAATTACTGATGTACTTAAAGATAGTGGAAATAAAGTAGTGATTAGGGTAGAAGATTACACTTATGATTTAGAACTTCCTAGAGGTAAGCAGTACTGGAAGGAAAAATCAGAAGGAATATTTTATACTAGAACAACAGGAATATGGCAAACTGTATGGCTTGAGGCTGTTTCTGAGAATTACCTGCAAAACCTGTGGATTACTCCAGACCTTGATAATAAAAAGGTCCATGTAGAGTATGAGTTAGAGAGGGTTTCTAGTAACACATATTTAGAGGTTACAATAACATTAAGAGATAAAGTGATTGTTCAAGATAGAATAGGTATAATAAATGGAAGAGGAAAAAGAGATTTCTGGTTAGATCAGAATATTACTATAGATTGGAATCATCAAGAAGCCTGGGCTTGGACCCCTGAAAATCCGGTGCTTTTTGATATAAATTTTAAGGTTATAGTTGATGATACGTGTATTGATGAGGTTAATTCATACTTTGGACTAAGAAAAGTTTCTATAGTTTCAGGAAAGTTCATGTTAAACAATAGACCTTATTTCCAAAAGTTATTATTAGATCAAGGTTATTGGGAAAAATCGCTATTAACAGCACCTAGTGATGAGGACTTTGTAAAGGATATAAAGTTAAGCAAGGCGATGGGTTTTAACGGTGTTAGAAAACATCAAAAAATTGAAGATCCTAGATATCTTTATTGGGCAGACAAACTTGGCTTCCTAGTTTGGGGTGAAATTGCCAGTGCATATAATTATTCAAGAACTTATGTTAATCGCATAACTAAAGAATGGATGGACATGATAGAACGTGATTACAATCATCCTTGTATAGTGGCGTGGACTCCTTTAAATGAATCTTGGGGAGTTGAAGGTATAATGAATAATAAGAACGAACAGGCTCATTCAGCATCCATGTATTGGTTAACAAAATCATTAGATCAAACAAGGCCGGTTATATCTAATGATGGATGGGATCATACTAAAACAGATCTTCTTACAATACATGACTATGAATGGAAAAATGAAGTTCTAAAAAATAGATACTCATCTTTAGACAACATACTTAATTCTACACCAGCAGGAAGAACAATAGTTGCACAAGGATGGGAATACGAAGGACAGCCAATTATAGTATCTGAAATGGGTGGAATATCTTATCAAAAGAGCGATTGGAAGGGATGGGGATACTCCTCGGCATCTTCCGATGAAGACTTTATTAAGAGATACTATGATGTGATTTCTCCACTACTTGAATCGCCATTGGTACAAGGATTTGTATATACCCAAATAACTGATGTTGAACAAGAAATCAATGGATTACTTACCTATAAAAGAGAACCTAAGGTAGATGTAGATATAATAAAATCTATAAACGATGGTAAATGGAATCCTAATTAA
- a CDS encoding carbohydrate ABC transporter permease, with amino-acid sequence MVWIKKKGPKVAAFIFLFAMALIWILPVLYAVLSSFKSNVEINSMGYKLLPQQWIVENYVKVLTNFDSAPIVRWFLNSLIIAVSQTVLVLIIASSAAYAYSRLKFKGRDFIFWVLLSTMMFPSIVNLIPLYKIVSMFNWIDTPLAIIVPGVSGVFNIFLIKQFMVSIPKEYDESARIDGASDFQIYTKVILPLIRPVLTVVALFTFTGAWNDFLWPSIVYNNIENLPLTPALQLFQGMYVTDYGRLTTSAVIAIIPTFILYLFTQKYFLEGLNLSSGIKG; translated from the coding sequence ATGGTATGGATTAAAAAGAAGGGGCCAAAAGTTGCCGCGTTTATATTTCTTTTTGCAATGGCGCTTATTTGGATACTTCCAGTCTTATATGCAGTATTATCTTCGTTTAAATCAAACGTTGAGATTAATTCAATGGGCTACAAATTACTACCTCAGCAGTGGATAGTGGAAAACTATGTAAAAGTATTAACTAATTTTGATAGTGCACCTATAGTTAGATGGTTTTTAAATTCCTTAATTATAGCAGTATCTCAAACTGTCTTAGTGCTAATAATAGCATCCTCTGCAGCTTATGCATACTCAAGACTTAAGTTCAAAGGAAGGGATTTTATATTCTGGGTTCTTTTAAGTACTATGATGTTTCCAAGTATAGTAAATCTTATTCCATTATACAAGATAGTAAGTATGTTTAACTGGATAGACACACCTCTTGCTATTATAGTTCCAGGTGTCTCAGGTGTATTTAACATATTTTTAATAAAACAGTTCATGGTAAGCATACCTAAAGAATACGATGAATCAGCAAGAATAGATGGTGCTAGCGATTTTCAGATATATACTAAAGTGATTTTACCACTTATAAGACCTGTATTAACAGTGGTGGCATTATTTACTTTCACTGGAGCTTGGAATGACTTTTTATGGCCATCAATTGTATACAATAATATTGAGAACTTACCATTAACCCCTGCTTTGCAACTTTTCCAGGGAATGTATGTAACTGATTATGGTCGTTTGACTACTTCTGCAGTTATAGCCATAATACCAACATTTATATTATATTTATTTACTCAAAAGTATTTCTTAGAAGGACTTAATTTATCATCTGGTATTAAGGGATAG
- a CDS encoding carbohydrate ABC transporter permease, with protein MEKRKYTPYVFIAPHLILFIIFFGIPAIFGILISFTQWNLMDTPQWVGLKNYAEILANTKSTFYTQFHNGLKNTLTFTLLSVPFCVIVPLLLAAALNAKPKGHKIFQSIFYLPTLFSISSVILAWGFLFNKNFGPINRILGQSINWGGIQPYVWIAIVTITVWWYIGGNMVIYQAAIAGVPSDLYEAAALDGAGAVMKFIKITLPSIKNQLAYTLVMTTIAQLNIYGQPLMFSKGGPAGSTSVLLMYIRQTAFGTGESIAGIASAMAVMLGLCIVFVASLQFYFLRDKD; from the coding sequence ATGGAGAAAAGGAAGTACACGCCATATGTGTTTATAGCACCACATTTGATTCTGTTTATAATTTTCTTCGGTATTCCAGCCATATTCGGGATATTAATTTCTTTTACACAATGGAATCTTATGGATACCCCTCAGTGGGTAGGACTTAAGAATTATGCTGAAATCCTAGCTAATACTAAGTCAACATTTTATACTCAGTTTCATAATGGATTAAAGAACACTCTTACTTTTACTTTGTTAAGTGTGCCTTTCTGTGTAATAGTTCCGTTATTGTTGGCTGCAGCTCTTAATGCAAAACCTAAGGGACACAAAATCTTTCAATCTATATTTTACCTTCCAACTCTTTTTTCGATTTCGTCAGTTATATTGGCTTGGGGATTTTTGTTTAACAAAAATTTTGGACCAATAAACAGGATTTTAGGTCAGTCAATAAATTGGGGTGGCATCCAGCCATATGTATGGATTGCTATCGTAACTATAACTGTTTGGTGGTATATAGGTGGAAATATGGTTATATATCAAGCCGCTATAGCAGGGGTACCCTCAGATTTATATGAAGCAGCTGCATTAGATGGAGCTGGTGCTGTAATGAAGTTCATAAAAATTACACTACCTTCAATAAAAAATCAACTTGCTTATACTCTTGTTATGACAACCATTGCTCAACTTAATATTTATGGACAGCCTCTAATGTTCAGTAAGGGAGGACCTGCAGGGTCAACCTCTGTGCTTTTGATGTATATAAGACAAACAGCATTTGGTACTGGTGAGTCAATCGCTGGTATAGCATCTGCCATGGCAGTTATGCTTGGATTGTGTATAGTTTTTGTCGCATCACTGCAATTCTATTTTCTTAGAGATAAAGATTAA
- a CDS encoding extracellular solute-binding protein — MNRKIKTILSVVLSTLTITSLLAGCGKGGSSTTSASASKNEITLWTPLTGPDGDTMTSMIAEYNKTNPKYKVKHVPIEANDMYTKIPSVVSSGKNVPDLTIVHAERIPLFVKNDMLVSYDDAISKDGNNIKEENYLKEGWRVGAVDNKRYGVPLDVHSYITYYNPDLLAKYGPHVLDDGVITMDEVKEVGEAAKKDKIAAIGVDWMRVMTLAWIKQLGGDITSDGTKPTVNTPQAEKALTTMKSFVTDKIATQDGDDPQQLFMNGKLVFWPEGIWMRNGLKDAKAPWKMTNFITFDKNKLVNWSSSHNFVMFKNPARDADKTQGIIDFLKWLQANSLKWATDAGQNPASMAVQTSAEFAKEPQAFLAKEPEALHVFNYQYYGYVAESLDKIVLDTVFGKMDIKKGLEQAQKETEDRIASGK, encoded by the coding sequence ATGAATCGTAAAATTAAAACAATCCTTAGCGTTGTGCTTTCGACCTTAACTATTACCTCGTTACTTGCTGGATGCGGTAAAGGGGGCAGTTCTACCACTTCAGCATCTGCATCCAAGAATGAAATCACACTTTGGACACCACTTACAGGTCCTGATGGTGATACAATGACTTCAATGATAGCTGAGTATAATAAGACAAATCCAAAATATAAAGTTAAACACGTACCTATAGAAGCAAATGATATGTATACAAAGATACCTAGTGTTGTAAGCTCAGGTAAAAACGTTCCTGATTTAACAATTGTACATGCTGAAAGAATTCCTCTATTTGTAAAAAATGATATGTTAGTTTCTTATGATGATGCTATATCAAAGGATGGAAATAACATTAAAGAAGAGAATTATCTAAAAGAAGGTTGGAGAGTTGGAGCTGTAGATAACAAGAGATATGGAGTGCCTCTAGATGTACACTCATATATCACTTACTACAATCCAGACCTATTAGCGAAATATGGACCTCACGTACTTGATGACGGAGTTATAACAATGGACGAAGTTAAGGAAGTAGGAGAGGCTGCTAAAAAAGATAAAATTGCAGCAATAGGCGTTGACTGGATGAGAGTTATGACATTGGCTTGGATTAAACAATTAGGTGGAGATATAACTTCTGATGGAACAAAACCAACTGTTAATACTCCTCAGGCTGAAAAGGCCTTAACAACAATGAAGAGTTTTGTTACAGACAAGATTGCAACACAAGACGGAGATGATCCTCAACAATTATTCATGAATGGTAAGTTAGTATTTTGGCCAGAAGGAATTTGGATGCGTAATGGCTTAAAAGATGCAAAAGCACCTTGGAAAATGACTAATTTTATAACTTTTGATAAAAACAAGCTTGTTAACTGGTCATCTTCTCATAATTTTGTAATGTTTAAGAATCCAGCAAGAGATGCAGATAAGACACAGGGAATTATAGACTTCTTAAAATGGCTACAAGCTAATTCATTAAAATGGGCTACTGATGCAGGTCAAAACCCAGCTTCAATGGCAGTTCAAACAAGTGCTGAATTTGCAAAGGAACCACAAGCTTTCTTAGCTAAAGAACCAGAAGCTCTACATGTATTTAATTATCAATACTACGGATATGTAGCTGAGTCCCTAGATAAGATTGTATTAGATACAGTTTTCGGTAAGATGGATATTAAAAAAGGACTAGAACAAGCACAAAAGGAAACAGAAGATAGAATAGCTAGCGGTAAGTAA
- a CDS encoding acyltransferase family protein: MERNFSIDIFKGLLVIGMVLVHIMQFFSDPSISPSVEYVINIGNVITFSGFVFCFGYVAEISYLEKDLKSVYKKIIKNSIKTLIAFYVSGSAFQLFVAGSRIEWNTFKEIILLNNMPGWSEFLASFAYFSLVTLILFIPFKKVLNNKILFWIIFFSLFLTCFIPYEKITINQLGVLIGTNKFAAFPVLQYMPFYMLGMYFKKYDIKFNLAFAGGALLLSAYPIYEIIVLKAPPCRFPPSLSWIVAPMFILYLYYLASMMLEKFLLYLKPIIALGQNVLFCLVVSNIFIFTLDSKFKKLMLKPLECIYMEVIFLAIVYYLISVVTRVKKSSDNVIKIS; this comes from the coding sequence ATGGAAAGAAATTTTTCAATAGATATATTTAAAGGACTTCTAGTTATTGGGATGGTTTTGGTGCATATAATGCAGTTTTTTTCAGATCCATCTATATCACCCTCAGTAGAATATGTAATTAATATAGGAAATGTAATCACTTTTTCTGGATTTGTATTTTGTTTTGGTTATGTTGCTGAAATTTCTTATTTGGAAAAAGATCTGAAGAGTGTATATAAAAAAATAATAAAAAACAGTATAAAAACATTAATAGCTTTTTATGTTTCTGGCAGTGCATTTCAGTTATTTGTGGCTGGTAGTCGAATTGAATGGAACACTTTTAAGGAAATAATTTTATTAAATAATATGCCAGGGTGGTCAGAATTTTTAGCATCTTTTGCTTATTTTAGTCTTGTGACCTTAATACTTTTTATACCTTTTAAGAAAGTTCTAAATAATAAAATTTTATTTTGGATAATTTTCTTTAGCTTATTTTTAACTTGTTTTATACCATACGAAAAGATAACAATTAATCAATTAGGTGTGCTTATAGGAACTAACAAATTTGCAGCTTTCCCTGTGCTGCAGTATATGCCTTTTTATATGCTAGGAATGTACTTTAAAAAGTATGACATAAAGTTCAATTTAGCCTTTGCGGGAGGTGCGCTATTATTAAGTGCGTACCCTATATACGAGATAATTGTTTTAAAAGCACCTCCTTGCAGATTCCCCCCTTCATTATCATGGATAGTAGCACCAATGTTTATATTATATTTGTATTATTTGGCATCTATGATGCTTGAAAAATTCCTTTTATATTTAAAACCTATTATAGCTTTGGGGCAAAATGTACTCTTTTGTTTAGTAGTAAGCAATATATTCATTTTTACTCTAGATTCAAAATTCAAGAAGTTAATGCTAAAGCCTTTAGAATGCATATATATGGAAGTGATTTTTCTAGCTATAGTATATTACTTAATATCAGTAGTAACAAGGGTAAAGAAATCATCTGATAATGTTATAAAAATATCTTAG
- a CDS encoding ArsR/SmtB family transcription factor — MSKIVDLDLERSDELYNIAKALASEVRLEIIKLLNYNSHNVNEIAEKLNIPTSTAALNVKILEDAGIINTELQPGVRGSMKVCSRKMDKINIQLDTVNLHSQDNSFYINMPLGNFVDCEVHPTCGMVNENGFIDSEDDPRRFYNPMRTTAQLIWFHKGYIEYRFPNNVLQIGKEKLIEVSMELCSEAPNYRNNWPSDITMWVNGIEVGTWTSPGDFGGRRGRLNPIWWSDGCTQYGMLKTWRVNKEGSFIDETRISGVKIEDLKLKEDKFITVRIGVKEDAEHVGGVNIFGEKFGDYEQNIVMRIDYSM; from the coding sequence ATGAGTAAGATTGTAGATTTGGATTTAGAAAGAAGCGATGAATTGTACAACATAGCAAAAGCTTTGGCTTCTGAAGTTAGACTAGAAATAATAAAGCTTTTGAATTATAACAGTCATAATGTAAATGAAATTGCAGAAAAGCTTAATATACCTACTTCAACTGCTGCATTAAATGTAAAAATTCTTGAAGATGCTGGTATTATTAATACAGAACTGCAGCCTGGTGTAAGAGGGTCCATGAAAGTATGTAGTAGAAAGATGGATAAAATCAATATACAACTTGATACAGTGAATCTGCATTCCCAAGATAATTCTTTCTATATTAATATGCCACTTGGAAATTTTGTTGATTGTGAAGTTCATCCCACATGTGGTATGGTAAACGAAAATGGATTTATAGATTCGGAAGATGATCCAAGAAGATTCTATAATCCTATGAGAACGACAGCCCAACTTATTTGGTTCCACAAAGGTTATATAGAATACCGTTTTCCAAATAATGTTCTTCAGATAGGAAAAGAAAAATTAATTGAAGTATCTATGGAATTATGTTCTGAAGCTCCAAATTACAGAAACAATTGGCCTTCAGATATAACAATGTGGGTAAATGGGATAGAAGTTGGAACTTGGACTAGTCCTGGAGATTTTGGTGGTCGAAGAGGAAGATTGAATCCTATATGGTGGTCTGATGGTTGCACGCAATATGGGATGTTGAAAACCTGGAGAGTAAACAAGGAAGGATCATTCATAGATGAAACTAGGATATCTGGTGTTAAAATCGAGGATTTAAAGCTTAAAGAAGATAAATTTATAACTGTTCGAATTGGAGTAAAAGAAGATGCTGAACATGTAGGTGGAGTGAATATATTTGGTGAAAAGTTTGGTGATTACGAGCAGAATATAGTTATGAGGATAGATTATAGTATGTAA
- a CDS encoding flavin reductase has protein sequence MNLSAFNYGANAISFIKNEKKYGMICAWSMQADYDKVLMMLGTQSITGKNISKGDIIGVSALNEDQQNVVDALGNSHSDDTDKFANIKYTVKDSAIVIDDASNCMVVEVLDVLHLEGIEQDNLIYGLVKSFESNDIKKYTL, from the coding sequence ATGAATCTTAGTGCTTTTAATTACGGAGCTAACGCTATTAGCTTTATAAAAAACGAGAAGAAATACGGTATGATATGTGCATGGTCAATGCAGGCTGATTATGACAAAGTTCTAATGATGCTAGGTACTCAAAGTATAACTGGAAAGAATATCAGCAAAGGTGATATCATTGGAGTTAGTGCATTAAATGAAGACCAACAAAATGTAGTTGATGCACTTGGCAACAGCCATTCTGATGATACAGATAAATTTGCAAATATCAAATATACTGTTAAAGATTCAGCCATAGTAATAGATGATGCTAGCAATTGTATGGTTGTAGAAGTTCTAGATGTATTGCATCTTGAAGGAATTGAGCAAGATAATTTAATCTATGGTCTTGTAAAATCATTTGAAAGCAATGATATTAAAAAATATACTTTATAA
- a CDS encoding DUF2935 domain-containing protein, translated as MLSRGDFIRQSLELHLFFTRIMKEHSFFLQINFTQKDSNYSIHADNFRMEFDRLLAEAISLSNGVVSSEVLQSGEVITPFTLKAERASAYYTGVNIAVNLTEAEGNLVGDAIKIDSSVLEQRVFSLNHRIMNLVNSLIQFKTMILSDILSCKIITGNYPLLIDHILREAKFYSNIIHKLQNHEEIDLEKETYIQETFWNRIMAEHSKFIHGLLDPTEKELIKTAENFGEEFDQLTSEAKEAMQQTIPLAKVTEDSLNATLEISKFKAQGTQGLLECKIKSIIIPLLADHTLREANHYLRLLKIFSKSV; from the coding sequence ATGCTATCAAGAGGTGATTTCATAAGGCAATCACTAGAGTTACATCTTTTTTTCACACGTATCATGAAAGAACATTCATTCTTTTTACAAATCAATTTCACTCAAAAAGATTCTAATTATTCGATACACGCTGATAACTTTCGTATGGAATTTGATAGGCTTTTAGCAGAAGCAATTTCATTGTCTAATGGCGTTGTTAGCTCTGAAGTATTACAATCTGGAGAAGTAATCACGCCATTTACGTTAAAAGCTGAAAGGGCCTCAGCATATTACACCGGAGTAAATATCGCTGTCAACTTAACTGAAGCAGAAGGCAACTTAGTCGGAGACGCTATCAAAATTGATAGTTCTGTTCTTGAACAAAGAGTGTTCTCCCTTAATCACAGAATTATGAACTTAGTAAATTCTTTAATACAATTTAAAACCATGATATTATCAGACATTTTATCCTGCAAAATTATTACAGGTAATTATCCTTTACTTATAGACCATATTTTAAGAGAAGCCAAGTTTTATTCTAACATTATTCATAAACTACAGAATCATGAAGAAATTGATCTAGAAAAAGAAACATATATACAGGAGACTTTCTGGAACAGAATTATGGCTGAACACTCTAAATTTATTCATGGACTTCTTGACCCGACTGAAAAGGAACTTATTAAGACTGCCGAAAATTTTGGAGAAGAGTTTGACCAATTGACCTCAGAAGCAAAAGAGGCTATGCAACAAACAATTCCATTAGCAAAGGTAACAGAGGATAGTCTTAATGCAACCTTAGAAATTAGTAAATTCAAAGCTCAAGGAACCCAAGGATTATTAGAATGTAAAATTAAATCTATAATAATACCATTATTAGCAGATCATACATTGCGTGAAGCAAACCATTATTTACGACTATTGAAAATATTCAGCAAATCTGTGTAA